The sequence below is a genomic window from Ipomoea triloba cultivar NCNSP0323 chromosome 10, ASM357664v1.
ACAGCCAAAATAATAGAGAAGGAAATAAATTATGAACAGATGTACCAAAGCTGCAGCATATGCTTACAAGAGAAGCTAGCTCCTACTAGTCCTTATTGTTTATGAATTTGGGCAGATGTGGCTCTTGTTACATCTTTGAGGGATGGGATGAACCTTGTCAGTTATGAATTTGTCGCCTGCCAAGCTTCAAAGAAGGGGGTTCTCATTCTAAGTGAGGTAGGTATCATTTTTCCCTTTCTGTAAGAtctttaaaatttcatttttatgtttcctttgtttcttgGTTACATGATCTCAGTATTAAATGTCGCATAAATTGCCACATTTCCACTATGTATATCATGTAAAAACAGATTCCTATAGCAAGGGCAGGAAGGTGATTATAGAtccttaaatatttatgaatttgCTATTCGGCATTTGAAGAGGCTTTGGAATAGACTCAACAACATATTAAGGCTTGTGAATTAATTACATCTATGCTTCACAGTTTGCTGGTGCAGCACAGTCACTTGGTGCTGGAGCAATTCTGGTAAATCCATGGAACATTACTGAAGTAGCTGCTTCTATTGGTTATGCTTTAAAAATGCCAGCCCACGAAAGAGAAAAACGCCATCACCTTAACTTCATGCATGTCACAACTCATACATCCCAAGAATGGGCTGCAACTTTTGTTAGGTACGCCAAAAAGGATTGCGACTAATATGCCCTATTCAGTAGCAGTCTTGTTGCTTTAAATGCATCAACAATTGATGACTAAAGTTTTGGGAATAGTAACAGGATGATGCTTATGAAAACAAACCTGTCAATAGTTTTTGTAAGTAAGCTTTTTATAGATTCTGATGGTACTTTTTTCTGCATTGTAGTGAACTCAATGATACTATTGTTGAAGCTCAGTTGAGGACCAGACAAATACCTCCTCCACTTCCTACCAATGCTGCTATAGAGCGTTATATGCACTCAAATAATCGATTGCTTATACTGGTAAACCTTTTTTGCCTCTCTTTTGGaactttgtttatttttctaagTTGATGGCTTCATCCAAATGATTGTGTTCTTTAATGCTGAACTCAACTGTCAGTTGATACTGGAACTATTTACCTTGTAGTTCCAATGTGATATTTAACTGTTGATCAATGAGAGATAGGCAAGAGTTtcagccaaaaaaaaaagttaatatacTGTAGTGAAATGATTAGTATGAGAGACAAATAACTTAATGGAAGAGTTCTTGCATAATTCTCTGATGACATTCTTGTCTGTTATAGGGATTCAATGCAACGTTAACTGAACCCCTGGATTCCCAAGAAAGAAGAATGGATCAGTTAAAAGACATGGAGCTTAAGTTGCATCCAGATTTAAAAGAACCATTAAAACGGTTATGTGATGATCCAAAGACAACAGTCATTGTGCTCAGTGGCAGTGACAGAAATGTTCTTGATGAGGTTTTTGCTTTTGGATGttaatgttattttatattttatatttgtaggtTAATgctttttaactttatttttccCTGCAGAACTTTGGTGAATATAACATGTGGTTAGCAGCAGAACATGGGATGTTTTTGCGTCTTACTGAGAGTAACTGGATGACAACAATGCCAGAGAATTTACACATGGATTGGGTTGACAGTGTGAAGGTGTGTTTATAAATGTTTAACAAAGTGTTCAATtgtttaaatttgtaatgttcCTTATATTTTGTTTCTTGTATATCCTAATCTTCAGCATGTATTTGAGTATTTCACTGAGAGGACACCTCGCGCTCATTTTGAGCTTCGTGAGACATCACTTGTATGGAACTATAAATATGCAGGTGATAATCTATCTCCACCCATCTTGCAAAAATAGTTATTCATTAATCAATGcgtattaaaaattttaaacctCTATTCCTGTTTGTTGACCATAAGCTCAGATGTTGAGTTTGGGAGGCTTCAAGCAAAAGACTTGTTGCAACATCTTTGGGCAGGGCCAATTTCAAATGCTTCAGTAGATGTGGTTCAAGGTAGTCGATCTGTTGAGGTCCGAGCAATTGGGGTTACCAAGGTTTggctttttccttctttttactTGTTTTGGGTGAAATCGCCTTTCAGAATGTCATTTAATCTGCATGAAAATGAACTGCACTGAATTGCCGTTTATGCTATACAGGGTGCTGCAATTGATCGTATTTTGGGAGAAATAGTACATAACAGTGATGTGAAAGCACCCATCGATTATGTCTTATGTATCGGTCACTTTCTTCCAAAGGTGTGCAAGCTTACACATGCTATAAACAATTATGATCTTGTTAAAAATGCTAATGACCACTTTTACTCATTGATGATTTCCCAAATTTCTATTCCATATTTGTTAGCTTGCAGACCTCCAGAGGTAAAAACTTGAAGGAGTGTTTCCTCTTTTGTTTTTTACATAAAACAACGCGATGACGCTCTTAACTGTTGGTTACTATTTAAAAATGGAAACAAGAAATTTGTGGCACTTATAGAACAAAAGAAATTTATCTGGCTGCAGTTGATTATATTGGAAATGGAAACTTTTGCTTACAATTGAATCTTGTGATTCAGGATGAGGACATTTATACATTTTTTGAGCCAGAGCTTCCAGTTGGGCCATCTGCAAGTGCGAGGGTGAAAATGGGAAACCCcatgaataaaaatatttcaaatcatTTATCAGGTAAAGGCGGGGTTAGGGAGCCATGCAACAAAAACCTGGAGCCCTTTTTAACTTCAGAAAAGAGGTTCAAcagtgatgaagaaaatgaaaattggtgGTCTATGATGCGCGAGAAAATGACACTGCATGAAGGGTCATCGGTTCTTGATCTGAAGGGTGACAACTACTTCTCTTGTGCAGTAGGCCGGAAGTGCTCTAACGCCAGATATCTTCTCGGCTCATCTGCTGATGTTGTATCTTTACTCAAGGACCTTTCAGATTGCTCGTAGGGGAACATCTCTGCTGCCTTGAGTTAAGAACTCATTCTCGAGTTCTCTTTGACAGCTTCACCCGCCATGTCTGTACAGAGGTAATGTAAACCTATAACCTATGAGGTAATATGAAATCATTGGGGAATGAAAGTTGAGTTTGCCTATCCATGCCAAAACCATCTCCAGGGGCATTTAACGCGCCTTTCTCTTCGAAGACTTTAAAACGTGTTTAAAGTTTGTGCGACTTTAAAACGCGTTTAAAATTTGTGCTGTGCATCTAACGTTTCGTTCAATTTGTGTATTGCAGAACTAATAAGAGGCAAGCCTATGGACTTAAGTGCCAGAATTAAGTTGCTCCAACAAGGCCGGTTGTATTTATAGGATATTAGGAGCTAAGAAATAGGGATAATGCTACCTTTCTGCTGTAAATTATACTTAAGAAAAGTTGTGTTGAAGCATAATAGCTAGTTTACTTAGTACCAAAACTCATGCATAGTGCTTTAACTCCTTGCATAATACCTAGTTTACTCTGATCTTTGTTGATTATGGGTGTTTGTGATTTGatgcttttattaataatttgtaatttgtcaTTTAATTATTCCTCCAAAAagtagtttttaataatttgtaatttgtaactTGTTTAATCTTACATTTTTTTCCTccaaaaattcattataattcaCTATTCTTATTTTACaacaattcttcatttttatgaatataatattagtcCGAGCATCGTACGGGTCAATAGCTAGTTATCTTTTATTTTACTCGAAATGATAGGTATATAATGCATTAAAATAAtcttaagagttaataccatttcTTGTCCTAAATTAATGTggtaattcacttttagtctcgtttttttttcaaatgattCCCCTTTAGTCTCGTTTTGTAAAATACAATTTCGTTTAGGTCTTTAATATAattgtgaaaatttattttaaaaaaaagtaaaagtaaaaagATAGTTGGTCAACCCACTTTATACAAAAACGATCGAAATGTCCTTTATATTTAACGAcaattcaacaattttgttgacaggGGATAATAGCAATAGTTATATCATCGACCCGTGTctatttacatactaaatgttcacaattcaaattgtgaatatgcagtatataaattgtgtattttggacgcAGGTcgatccacaaaataatttatcaaagaCAGGTGCTTTGAAAAAGGACTAaagtggtattaactctaatttacctataaatctagtatgaaatggaattaactctaatttaaCTCTAATCTTAATTAAAACACAACCATATAGACATATAGTAatgttttcaataatttatagttacaataaattatacatttaaaaagaaaaagaaacaaaaaattaaacagTAAATATCATAACCATGCGCCTTGGCCGATATATGGCGTTTGGTTTAGGTGATGTTTGGAATAATTGTAAattgatagattttaataatacTAAGTTAATGTTTTAGGAAATTAAAATCATCAAATTAAgtctatttctttattttacaaaactagaattttcgcccgtgcgttgcacggaatagatttattataatattttaagatgaattgatatacaattatataaattagtaCACCTCGAATATTATAtaacgcaattgatgaaattggttggattgattatgttttctgatgttttccatgcttgaattagagcaaataattatcTAATTACCCGTGGgatgcacagataaattttttattatatatttagataataaaaataaagatgaaattataaaaaaattctaatattgaaggtgtacatttattttattataagattagtgcaaaagtattatctaattaattgaataatatattacttgtttgtctacaattatcttaaaaagatcgatatgtaatatgacttatgtaattatattattactaaaataaatatgaaaaaaaagagaaataatttaattataattattataaaaataaattcaaagaccaatgtttagcttaattaccataataattattaggtaattattattagtcaagtacactaatatatgtgcaattatatttttataccttaagtatattcattttcaccatatcgcatttaatttttttcttcttcctcaatatttgaatgaatttattgtaattaattataaaatatctaacaactcatgtttaattaatttatttttaaagtttttaaaaggaaagtgtaattaatttttttttttaatttttaaaaataattttcagtcaattagtaatatcattttcctttttcaatttgcctaatttccgtttccttttacattaggatctttttattttttcaatcaattaCTAATATCGGTTTTTCtattccattttatctttactattgtttgggtgggaatttcaaagaagatgattttatttttattaatagtagtatagatatagaagtatagacaagtattttatttataggaaacaattcacttttagtcattttttattaaaacatccttatttggtcctagtattattgtggcatgaccaattttagtcctctatcaacaaaatcgttgaaatatcgtaaaatacaaagacatttcaatcttttctatacaaagtatgttaaactgctatattttttatgtttattttttgaaaacattcataattgaagaccgaaatgcccttgtatttaacgatatttaaactgatttgttgataaaagaccaaaaatggtctgttggtcccaaggggatggggtacaagtctagagggggggggggggaatagacttgtataagattttgcaaatcttttcgacctctcgtgtgtattgaacttaggatgtttaggttcgatacctcacgaggtgaagacaaagttttatgcgcagcggaaatattatccccttttggttagcacgagtttgggttagttcgagaggtgtgattatatgcagtgcaatcgagaggttagcgagagatgaaaacagtaagtaaatgcaagagagatttttaagtggttcggccaacccgcctacgtccactcttcttccagaaactccctggaaggattgcactaaaaacttcccttatttagtacaataacgagcgcttgagctttgatcaccaagcccgcctcaagcctcaggtttttcgccccgcttccagttactccacctctcgagcacttgacctttgatcaccaagcccgcgtcaagcctcaggtttctttcactcggacagctgccaggttactccacctctcttgcttaatccaaagcaaggtgtttttggttgtcacagttgaatgtaacagactccaatctgaccacaagctatcgttgaatcaacttcgatgtagagcagcttcggtcaccttctggatgtataacagtttaagctttgtaactctcttgaaacactaagatgtgttttctcgctgttttgaatatcaggatgatattccaagttgagcacttgcacttgaacgttttagacagacacttcttaagaatttcgaacctcttttctttttaactcctttttctctcttttccccttttttcttctgtgtctttacgtccttatatatgagagtagaagaatagttccgttggagggaaaactattccgtttgaaattggtctcccacgccgaacatgggtctttgcacaatttcagcatttttcatggagtagtggtcttgtaacttgagccttttgttttgtagtgaatattccatattccactttcttgagttcatgcttcacttgcttcttttggataaagttactctttttatgttcccatcattccttgtttggggaatctgaccacttcaggattggtgcacttcttgaccgtttgtggtggaggtctgacgtgtcatccacttccgtccattttgaaacctcccgctcaacacctcttcaatattttatctccatgatattcttcttctccaaacttagagtattttatctgcacatgttgactgacattcagcctcttggagaagtgccggtttatcgagaccatagaagatgtctcgaccacttgatgtttcaatcccatgtatcgagaggtctatctctcgaatattctttacgtctcgaactcgataggtatatcgagaggtccttacctctcgaacttggcttgtgtctcgagacttagttgatgtctcgtagacccttattcctccagagttgtctcgtgcctgcttctgatctatctgtttgcttacaacacgaaaacttctaagttgttcaaacaagtttaccttaagcttaaatatttcccgagttgagctcaaattacccggttgtattttcgctcttagtttacttatcgaacttacattgttttgcctatgtattgagacttggggattcttacttaacagttggtatcatcaaaacctattacatgatgttcctaacaatttccccctttttgatgatgccaacacttatacttacttatatggctgatttgaaaaagaaaaagcattgattttattttcagcgcatatggtaagtttgacaactgatctactaaagcaagaataaccaaactcacgcaacaccccaacaaaagatatatatattatcataacaggagtgttttacagggctttagcagaaaagagagaagataaagaacaacatcaaattcgaatgcatgtagacatcgagagcttactgcttattcgctttcctcttctcgtttatggctgctcgtgtcttgtggaggtcttcaaagttcacctgctctagatattcgtttgatatatccaggtgaaggtaattgacaaaggcttcacctatgaagttgccttcaatcaccccatctctccaccattcgatgcattccggaagagtgagaccgctatgaagagctaagtcagttttggtaagaagacttactatgattccatgaagatattcgtttgagtcttctttggtccctgccttgtagctctgtaggagtagcttgtctctcttctctttggctgtttgttgttcttgtttctttcttctgatttccttgtcttcttgtcttctttctcctatttccagtgaacgctggatccttaacatatctgttctttcagcttcctccatttgttttcttgttgactttggaatttttggaggaggaggaggtccagctggttcacttgccgccctcttcttgctggttgaagtccctccctgagtcttcttttcccccttgttggcatcatagcggagggaaagtaaggaggacaaaccgtcgaagagtgcatggatttgggcaggcatttggtgcgacaggtcagtgagtatggtttgtattacatcctgtcgaagttcacttgagcgttggtgggcttgaagttctgctcgtaactcggcgaattcagttctcatcctttcagtctctgctcgagctaccgcagcctcatccgcagccctttgtgctgcattctcagcccacactgcttgttcaaGAAGTTCTttgtgattggcttgggagtcaccggagccagtcacaggtattgcagcgtttcgaacaacagcaagtacatgctcaagttgagccatcctctgagattgatcagtcatgaattgacgcaccttgccaatgaaagctcgttcggcctgttgatcaaagtcagaagaagaaggagaagaagattgagtggtacctctagtcggaggggacttgggtgcttccagatttccacccatgacttgcattcgtgattccacctctcgactgacttcctgaggttcagcagggacactgggatcagagctcgaaggtagctccatatcaggtgcttcccggtttccacctgagggatggatcacttcttgctcttcacctctcgaacctggagcctcagcttcagctgctggtaaggtaggattggccaaggtgggagtctctgcatcagatgcttcccggtttccatctgattgaggttccccctcaacactacctctcgaaccagtgctgggaacgtaatcatctactggaggagttgattcatcggcaggtgcttcccggtttccaccttcttgaacctcaactctcgaaccagcagggttctcctcattctgctcttgttgctcacttgtttgcacttcagtatgctctggtgaatctggaatatctattatctcaggagcagctggtgcactccacctttccctattaaccatatcgatgggaaagcctgggagttggagcaacaaaatttcaccctctcgaactgtctgagcttcatctgttgcattcgagggtgtggactcaggtggtggcagtagtaagacagagttaggtgccacctcatgtgcttcagaggtctcggattcacctctcgaagctacctggtcttctagagcagattcactcacttgggacaaggggattgctgcagttggagtaggagtgtcagcatcatctcgagcaaccccagaggtctctcctggacctctcgtgtgttctacactttgtcccaaggatatagctgtggcaagcctgatatcctctcgaaattgagcatctagttcaggatcttcttcaggctcggcttcatcttcttgtgcatcaacagctatgccctttcctttgtcagatcgaccaagattactcctgattacttgcatctcatgggcacggttttgaagctcgtcggctgggatttcagtgagatctaaccagtttagtgcaaatcgttcctcagcctccatctctgctgctcttgagatcaattgatcaaagggacctgttctccagttgatccagcgaagtactctggagaagtcgtccaaactcgatacattctcaacactttgattcaatcgagatgtgatttcagcattcagctcatcagagtcagcaggtaggatttctgttgctgatgcacactccacagcttgttcagttatctctcgaacaaccgagagatcatgtgtcaacccatcattcagaaaagcttgcactgggttcctgaccacagtgccctgatcatcagcagccaccacacagtctagatcttcagctgctggaatatctacctctcgaaccacctgtcgtggttcctcaacaataccctgtactggatcactgatcccagtaccttcaacttctcgagcctcctcttgaggcaaaccaacagattcatcaacatcctcagcaccatcaacagcaagtatatcaacacttaaagttcctgacagggacttggtagggggcactctctcaacctcagtggccggtgcagcctgaggttccccctgggcttgtgccctgtcctcaaatggtacttgtataacggacggtgtcacctctcgaacctgggtgacagcagcagtcttggtcctcttggccttccttttcaattcaaccctcttgactagggtgtccaaaagctcgtcatcagagcgcttctccttagctggggctttccttttgccccttcccttaggctttgagggtgaagatgcatccttagcaccttttgccttagcttgaggtttcgttctacccatataggtattccgatgaacctctcgcccttccctcagttcgaagcccttcagtctcaatagaaattgaacaacaaagccaaaaccaacctttttgtagattgtcaggtcggagttggaaactgagctctgcacttggtgtttgaggcagtcgaagatgatgtgagcccagtccaacttgttgttgttccagatggcgtggaggattttcagagtgtccagattgacttcgtctgttccggacaccttgccgaggatgaattttatgatgagctcggcggctagggcaaacctctccttcaaatgaaatctgcggagggcagaggatgctctgggtggtgcagtctccaatcggattttgtcccaaaactcctgcttatccatgttgtagtccgataggtgcttgactgcctcctccgatgtagcaaagtcgaatgctgctcgtaaatcacccacagagattgttatgtctatttcgttgaagcggctttcaatcttgcccttcgtgaccttggcatgagcgaaccattctgtatagtcgaggtcatgaatggttcggtagtcatgcgtcatgtaccgcattagtcctgccttctcaaatttcttcaagactctctccgccattgttggatttggcgagtgggtgatgaagccatctttgtcaaggatgcttcccgccttgacttgtttaatctgagagcgtatgtggtctagctctctctggtatgcactggaggatgaagatgaagatgaagaagatgatgattcagacgccattgaagaaagtttgtgtgttttggagggaatgtgtacagcgtctaaggatttggggattttgggtatatggttttgagtttgaatccgggtaaagaagaaggattttgcttttatattaggcggattcgggttggatatatgggtagggttgagagtttgacccgtggaaggatcccggttgatttaaaagatgtgagaagtcagaaataccgctgataacggtcagcttataaggtattttggtaagggtatttcggtaaagtatagaacggtttaagctttgagacagtggagtatttatattttaaaataagcatgctcccactaatcaagataatgcccttaagtgcgaaaaaccgtcagtaaccgatgaccacgtggctagcatttatgtccaaagatagccgttccacctcatatatccgttgagcttatcaaattcacctttcgaaggtgaatgatcttcctcatgagtttaaggatcttccccctgagtgattgatccctaaacctcattattcttccgtctttatctggttaaggatcttccccctgagtgattgatccctaaccctccttattcctccatcttgatctggttagggatcttccctttgatccctaaccctccttattcctcctttcagagatatcagtttgttacctttcgaagtgacctctcgaactacccttcttcgagacataatgtatgtagacaaactgatcgggtgacctctcgaactacctttcgaacacagattgcgagagaaacaagtttgattcatttaaaagatatcacttggaacatatccttaagttcatttagtgatttccagatacattacatatgaatcaatatcctattaaattccctagaaacNtgtttcttgctaaaccatgagacaagtcttccacctagaaactgacatgtccctgatgtgctctttcgatctatcttacaaccggcaaagtccgcatctgaataacccataagttcgaaagatccacctttcgaataccagagcccaacactctgcgtaccctttagatatctaagaatctttttggatgcatttaggtgactttccttaggacttgcctgaaatctagcacatacacctactgcaaaggatatgtctggtctacttgcagttaaataaagaagagatccgatgatacctcgataagtggtttgatcgacctctcgaccttcgctgtcgacatcgatacgtagagaggttcccataggtactttgactgaggatttcccttctatgttgtatttcctg
It includes:
- the LOC116032833 gene encoding alpha,alpha-trehalose-phosphate synthase [UDP-forming] 1-like, translated to MESTEDRILPSPDLNELQSTEMPGVQCDHDSVVPATRLERLLRNRELRKSSRSLHSNEGVRDGCVPDSEKRPQKENFLEGIAASKTPGDVKERRDGCSQKQRLLVVANRLPVAATRQSKESWTLEVSVGGLVSALLGVAEIEARWIGWAGVNVPDEVGQRSLSKSLAEKRCIPVFLDEDTVHQYYNGYCNNILWPLFHYLGLPHEDRLATTRSFQSQFAAYKKANQMFADVVNEHYKEGDIVWCHDYHLMFLPKCLKERNNEMKVGWFLHTPFPSSEIHRTLPSRSELLRAVLAADLVGFHTYDYARHFVSACTRILGLEGTPEGVEDQGKLTRVAAFPIGIDSDRFIRALELPRVQYHIKELQERFAGRKVMLGVDRLDMIKGIPQKILAFEKFLEENPDWRDKVVLLQIAVPTRTDVPEYQRLTCQVHEIVGRINGRFGSLTTVPIHHLDRTLDFHALCALYAVTDVALVTSLRDGMNLVSYEFVACQASKKGVLILSEFAGAAQSLGAGAILVNPWNITEVAASIGYALKMPAHEREKRHHLNFMHVTTHTSQEWAATFVSELNDTIVEAQLRTRQIPPPLPTNAAIERYMHSNNRLLILGFNATLTEPLDSQERRMDQLKDMELKLHPDLKEPLKRLCDDPKTTVIVLSGSDRNVLDENFGEYNMWLAAEHGMFLRLTESNWMTTMPENLHMDWVDSVKHVFEYFTERTPRAHFELRETSLVWNYKYADVEFGRLQAKDLLQHLWAGPISNASVDVVQGSRSVEVRAIGVTKGAAIDRILGEIVHNSDVKAPIDYVLCIGHFLPKDEDIYTFFEPELPVGPSASARVKMGNPMNKNISNHLSGKGGVREPCNKNLEPFLTSEKRFNSDEENENWWSMMREKMTLHEGSSVLDLKGDNYFSCAVGRKCSNARYLLGSSADVVSLLKDLSDCS